A window of Cryptomeria japonica chromosome 3, Sugi_1.0, whole genome shotgun sequence contains these coding sequences:
- the LOC131874366 gene encoding serpin-ZXA-like: MDIHSLVHGQTDFSLEFSREALQVSAAKNSVFSPLSISVALSLGAGGAKGATLDQFCICLKSKDVYQLHELSSHLINVVLLDGSVNKGPVLSFVNGVWVDQSMTLKPNYNDVVKNRYNAEISSLDFINKANEARMEVNKWAANETKGKIEEFLPPNSVGADTRLILANALYLKGAWQKNFDLSATKEGTFNLLNGESVKVPMMTTTKSRSIQVVDDCKILRLPYFQGQDNRSFSMYIILPNDINGLPELERKLDLNFLEHHLSPRSEVKVRSFQLPRFKVSSNVNATEILKNMGLVLPFSDDANFNDMVDCVSGRLCISDVFHNSFVEVNEEGTEAAAVTALVMEKQCAIIYQIEEDFIADHPFMFVIKEDKSGVILFVGHVLNPLES, encoded by the exons ATGGATATCCACTCTTTAGTTCATGGTCAAACAgatttctcacttgaattttcAAGGGAAGCATTACAGGTAAGTGCAGCTAAAAACTCTGTTTTTTCTCCATTGAGCATATCTGTGGCATTGAGTTTGGGTGCAGGAGGAGCAAAGGGTGCAACGTTGGATCAGTTTTGCATTTGTCTCAAGTCCAAAGATGTATATCAATTGCATGAACTTTCTTCTCATCTTATCAATGTAGTTTTACTAGATGGAAGTGTCAATAAAGGTCCCGTGTTGTCATTTGTAAATGGAGTATGGGTGGATCAGTCTATGACCTTGAAGCCCAATTACAACGATGTTGTGAAGAATCGATATAATGCTGAAATTAGCTCACTGGATTTTATCAATAAG GCAAATGAAGCTAGAATGGAGGTGAATAAATGGGCAGCAAATGAGACCAAGGGGAAGATAGAAGAGTTCCTTCCACCTAATTCTGTAGGTGCAGATACTAGGCTAATTTTGGCAAATGCCTTATATTTGAAGGGCGCATGGCAGAAAAATTTTGATCTCTCTGCAACAAAAGAAGGTACTTTTAATTTGTTGAATGGGGAAAGTGTGAAAGTACCCATGATGACTACTACAAAGAGTCGATCTATACAAGTTGTCGATGACTGCAAAATCCTACGCCTTCCCTATTTTCAGGGACAGGACAACCGATCCTTCTCCATGTATATTATATTGCCCAATGATATCAATGGTCTGCCTGAACTGGAGAGAAAGCTTGATCTTAATTTTCTTGAGCACCATCTTTCCCCAAGAAGTGAGGTGAAGGTACGTTCGTTTCAACTACCTCGCTTCAAGGTATCTTCCAATGTCAATGCAACTGAGATCTTGAAAAATATGGGACTTGTCCTCCCGTTCAGTGATGATGCAAATTTCAACGACATGGTTGACTGTGTAAGTGGGCGTCTCTGCATTTCAGATGTTTTCCACAATTCATTTGTGGAGGTTAATGAGGAGGGCACTGAAGCAGCAGCTGTCACTGCACTCGTGATGGAAAAGCAATGCGCAATCATATACCAAATTGAGGAGGACTTCATAGCTGACCATCCATTCATGTTTGTGATCAAGGAAGATAAAAGTGGAgttatcctctttgttggacatgtaCTCAATCCATTGGAAAGCTAA